CGCCATCGAGAGCGGGGTGGCGCAGATCACCATTCCTAACTGGGATGATTATGCGATTGAACTCAACAAACGCCTCGGGCTAGACAACCAGGTGATGCGCGTACTCGGCAGCAAGGCCCGCAAGGACCCAAGACGTATCGTATTTGCTGAAGCTGACAATCTTAAGATCCTCAAGGCGGCTCAGATCGCCTATGATGAAGGTATCGCCTTCCCTATCCTGCTGGGTGATGAGAAAAAGATCAAGAGCATTGCGCTGAGCAACAAGATCGATATCGACGAACTACCGATCATAGATCCACGCAGTGATGACCAGGAAGAAAAAAGAAAAGAATACGGCGAGCTCTTCTTCAAAAAGCGCCAGCGCCGTGGTATCAATAAATATGAGTCTGCCAAAATGATGAAAGACCGTAACTATTACGGTTGCATGATGGTGGAAACCGGCGAAGCCGACGGTATGATCTCGGGACTTACCCGTAATTATCCTGATACCATTCGTCCTGCCCTGCAGGTGATCGGCACCGAAGAGAATGTAAAGAAGATCGCAGGCATGTACCTGCTGCTCACCAAGAAGGGACCATTGTTCATGGCGGACACCACCGTGAACTTCAATCCCACTGCAGAAGAGCTGGCAGAGATCACGCTGATGGCGGCCAAGGAAGTGCGCAACTTCAACCTCACTCCGCGCATCGCATTGCTCAGCTATTCCAACTTCGGCAGCAGCGACAGCCCTGAAGCCAGACTGATGAGCAAGGCCCGCGAGATCATCAAACAAAAAGATCCCACCCTGATGGTGGATGGTGAAATGCAAGCCAGTGTGGCATTCAACCAGGACATCCTTCGCGAGAACTATCCGTTCAGCGAGCTGATCGGACAGGAAGTGAATACCCTCATCTTCCCCAACCTGGCTGCCGGAAACGTGGCATATAATTTACTGAAGGAAGTAGGTGGCGCCGATGCTATCGGGCCAATCCTGCTTGGACTGAAGAAACCAGTGCATGTTCTGCAACTGGGCAGCAGCGTGAGAAGTATTTATAATATGGCGTTGGTGACAGTGATAGATGCACAGCTGAAATGCGGCAAGAACCCGGAAGACGCAGTGAGGAAATCTCCCTGGTGGAAGCGGAACAAAAAGTAAGCTTGGCAATAAATCACTAATTTTAGCCGGTTATTGCTGTTGACACCTGTATAGAATTGTAGCTATGACGTTATTTACAGAATTTGGCCGTTACCTGCTGATGATCAAAGGCATGTTTTCCAAACCGGAAAATGGCAAGATGTATTGGAAAGAGCTCATGCACCAATGCGTTGAAATTGGCATTGGTTCATTGGGCATCGTGGTGATCATCTCTTTCTTCATGGGTGCGGTATCCGCACTCCAGACCGCTTACCAGCTGGTAAGCCCGGTGATTCCCAAGAGCACCATTGCACAGATCGTACGCGATACCGTGATCCTGGAATTCTCCCCCACCCTGGTTTGTATCGTACTGGCCGGTGTGGTGGGCAGTAAGATTGCCAGTGAACTAGGGAATATGCGTGTGAGCGAGCAGATAGATGCGCTGGAGATCATGGGCATCAATACCAAATCATACCTGGTAATGCCGAAGATCCTGGGAGCCCTGATCATGATCCCTTTGCTGGTAGTGATCTCCATGGCCCTCGGTATTTATGGCGGCCGTATTGCCGGTGTTGCATCCGGGGTACTTTCTGCCGCCCAGTACGATAAAGGTCTGCTTGGCAGTTACCAGCCTTACAATGTATTCTTCGCGCTGATCAAAGCCTATACATTCGCTTTCATCATTTCCAGTATTCCTGCTTACTACGGATACTACGTGGAAGGCGGGGCCCTGGAGATCGGGCGCTCCAGCACCAAGGCTGTGGTAGTGAGTTGTGTGGCCATCCTGTTTGCTGATTATGTACTGGCAGCACTGCTGTTACAATAAATTTCCCCGGCATGATCGAAGTAAAAAATCTAAAGAAAGGATTCGGTGATAAAACGGTCATCAATGATGTGAGCGTGGTGATGCAGGCAGGCAAATGTAACCTCATCATCGGCGCCAGCGGCAGCGGTAAGACGGTTTTCATGAAATGCCTGGTAGGATTGTTTTCGCCAGACAGTGGCGAGATCCTTTATGACGGACAGAATTTCACAGACATGGACGATGAGGCGCGCAAGGAAGTGCGTAAACAGATCGGCATGCTCTTCCAGGGTTCTGCACTGTTCGACAGCCAGACGGTAGAACAAAATATCATGTTCCCTCTCAATATGTTCACCAAAGACAGTTACCAGCAGAAACTGAAACGGGTGAACGAAGTTCTCGACAGGGTGAACCTGAAAGACGTCAATAAGAAATTCCCCGCCGAACTCTCAGGCGGTATGAAAAAAAGGGTGGGCATTGCCCGGGCCATTGTGCTCAACCCGAAATACCTTTTCTGCGATGAGCCCAACTCCGGCCTCGATCCGCAGACATCACTGGTGATCGACAAACTCATCAATGAGATCACCAAGGAATACAATATCACCACCATCATCAACACCCATGATATGAACTCCGTGATGGAGATCGGGGACCATATCATCTACATGCACAAAGGCGTGAAGGAATGGGAAGGAAGTAACAAAGAGATCATATTCAGCAAAAATGAATTGCTGAACGAGTTCATTTTCGCTTCCGAGTTCCTGAAAGATGCCAAGGACATGCGGATGCTGGAACAGACCGGCAAGATCGATAACAACAGGAATATGGACGACCTGATCAAATAACCCGTCCCTTCCTTTCCATCTTGACCCATTTCCCTTACTTTTGCCCAACTTTTAAATACCCGCTATGAGCATTTTAGTGAATAAACAATCCAAAATACTGGTGCAGGGCTTTACCGGTACGGAAGGAACTTTCCACGCTGTGCAGATGATCGAATACGGAACCAATGTTGTGGGCGGTGTTACCCCCAATAAAGGTGGTACAACCCATCTCGACAGGCCTGTGTTCAACACCGTAGCTGATGCCGTAAAAGAAACTGGCGCCAATGTTTCTATTATTTTCGTTCCGCCTGCATTTGCAGCAGATGCTATCATGGAAGCAGCAGAAGCAGGTATCGGCCTCGTGATCTGTATCACGGAAGGCATTCCTGTTCAGGACATGGTGAAAGCCAAACTGTACCTGCAGGGAACCAAAACAAGACTGATCGGTCCCAACTGTCCTGGTGTGATCACAGCGGGCGAATGCAAAGTAGGTATCATGCCTGGCTTCGTATTCAAAACCGGTAAGATCGGTATCGTATCCAAATCAGGAACTCTCACATATGAAGCTGCAGACCAGGTGGCGAAAGCCGGACTGGGTGTATCAACTGCAGTAGGTATCGGTGGAGACCCCATCATCGGGACCACTACCAAAGAAGCGCTCGAACTGTTCATGAACGATCCCGAAACTGAGGCCGTTGTGATGATCGGTGAGATCGGTGGCGGCATGGAAGCTGAAGCAGCACGCTGGTACAAAGAGCAGCCCAACAAAAAACCTGTGGTAGGTTTCATTGCTGGTCAAACCGCTCCTCCCGGACGCAGAATGGGCCACGCAGGCGCCATCATTGGCGGTGCAGAAGATACTGCTGAAGCCAAGATGACCATTCTTGCAGAATGCGGCATCAATGTAGTGAAAAGCCCCGCCGACATCGGCGCTACCATTGCAAAAGTGATCAAGAAGTAAGCGAAAGCTGAACCCGATATTGAAAAAAGGATGAACGCACTGTTCATCCTTTTTTCATGTACATATATCACGCCGGGCCGCTCATATACAGCCGTTGTTGAAAAATCTTCGTACATTCGGTTACTCCCGGCGCAGATTCCGCGCCAAGCTCCACTGTAGAATATCTCCATTTACTATCATTCCTTCTGCTGATCACACATTCGCAGATGTACACTTCGTGTCCGGATTTTCATTGCTTATCACTAATAACCTGATATATGAAAAATCGCTACACACCACTGTTTCTCTCCCTCTTCCTGGGAGCCAGTATCACTTTACATGCGCAATGCCCGCGACTGGCGGGAATTATGGTAGATGCCTGCGCCACCGGTAATACTGAAAGTCGTAATGAATTTATTTTCTGCGTGAATGGAAATACAAATTTGAATGTGGATGATCTCCGTTTTACCTTTCCAACCGGAGCTGCTATTGGCGCAGGAACAACAGACTTTGCTCCCAATACAGGCCTTGCCCCCATCGGCACCTGCCTGACTGTGCTGGATGATGGTGATGTGATCCCTGCCAATGCTCCTTTCATCATCTTCATGTCGAGCAATGTGGCGGTGGCTTACGACTTCAGTTCCTGGTGCACGGAATTTGGCCAGGTTTATCTATTGTACAAAACCAATCCGGCTCCGGTCCCTCCCGCTTTTCTGAATGAGACCAGTGTAGTGGGTGGTGAGCAACGCAGCGTAACATTCAATGTAAACGGCTCACCTGCCTGCGGCGCTACGTATACTTACGATGTTCCTGTGGGAACGGGCGTTTCAGTGGATGGCAATTTCTTTCGCTTCCCCGAGCCCACTGCAGGCGTGAGCCTGAGCCCTGGCTTTGTCAACAACGGATGCGCCTCTCCTCCCTTTGAGCTGCTGCCGGTTACCCTCGAAGGCTTTACCGCCAGTTACCGGAACAATAATGTGCAGCTCTCCTGGTCAACCGCCACGGAACTCAATGTCAGCCATTTTGAAATACTTAGAAGTTCCGATGGCATTCACTACGCCACTATCGGCACTGTTGCCGCCGCAGGCAATACATCTTCGATTACACGGTACAGTTATAACGATAATAATCCGTCTCCCAGCAGGAATTATTACCGCTTGAAGATCGTTGACCTGGATGGCAGTGCTGAATTCTCGAAGATCATTAGTATCCGCGCCAATGCCAGCGGCATTACCCTGAACAGTCTCTATCCCAACCCGGCCAATGAAGAGCTGGTGATCGAATGGAATGGGATCAGCAATCTGAAAACACAGGTATCGGTACGAAACCTTCAGGGACAGTTGCTCCAAACCCAAACAGTAACAACCCTTGCAGGCTTCAACCAATTGAAACTAAACACCAGTAAGCTGCCTGCAGGACAATATTTCCTCACACTTGATTTCGGCACAGATAATATGGTGCAATCATTCCTGAAACGATGAGGAACAGCAAAGTTGGACTGAACATAAATAAATTGAGAAGCCCCACGCATACTTTACGCTGGGGCATTCTCTTTTCCGCCCCACAGAGTGCCCTGTCGGAGCGGGGGTAAGGCAGAGCGGTCTTGAAAATAAAAGCGATAAAGCCTGGCTCTCCAATACAGCCCAATCCTCACCACAACCTCCAGCCTTCATTCTCCCGCGCCGGTTTATTTTCTCAACCGCAAAGCCTTACCCCTCCGACAAATTCCCCCTCCGGCAAAGGAAAAATCGTAAATTACAGTTACCCCCTCCTCCCTGGTCCCGCAACTAAATTTATTGTGTATGAAACATGTCTACCTGCTTCTCTTCATAGCATGTTACGCCCCCCTGATCCTGCCAGCGCAGCAATGCCCGCGCATTGTAGGCATCATGGCCAACGGATGCGGCACCGGCATCCAGGAAAGCCGTAATGAATTTATCGTTCTGGTGAACGGAAATGTGCCGTTGAACGTGAACGATCTCAATATCATTCTTCCCGGCAACGGCGCTATCACGCCCAGCAATGATGATGATTTTGCCGCCAATACCGGAGCAGTGCCTACCGGTGGCTGCATCTCAACGGTAGATGATGGCGCTATCATTCCGCCCAATACACCTTTTGTGATCTTTATGTCTAACCTGGTGGATGTAGTGTATGATTTTTCGTCACTTTGTGAACAATACGGCGCCGTATACCTGCTGTACCGGAACCTTCTCGAACCCCCACTGCCAACTTTTTTGAGCCAAAGCAACGCTGACACCATTAAAACTGTCACACTCGCGGTAAACGGTGTGGCTGCCTGTTACGCCAATTTCATTTGGAAGCAACAGGTAAAAGGTCAAAGCTCCAACGACGGCGATTTCTACCGGTTCCCGGAACCAGTAGATGGCAAAAGCGTAAGCAATGGATTTGTGAACAACGGTTGTGCATCCCCGGTACTGTACCAGAACTCGAACCCGCTATCCGGCTTCACAGCCACTTATGCAGAGCCAAGCGTACAGCTCAACTGGACCACCGCCATGGAGCTGGACGCCGCTTACTTTGAAGTGAACAGGAGCATCGACGGTTACAATTTTGCCAACGCAGGTACTGTTCAGGCGCAGGGAGCGGCAGGATCGGTTACCCGGTACAGTTATAATGATCCCGGGCCCGTACTCCGAAGAACTTACTACCGGCTAAGGGTCATCGACAGACAGGGCAATTCCGTCTACTCCCGGACCATCAGCGTACGCGCGGGGAACAGTGGCATAACACTGAACAACCTGTACCCCAATCCTGTCAGTGATGTGCTGATCGTTGACTGGACGGGCACCAACAGTGTGAAAACACAGTTGTCTATCCGAAGCCTGGGAGGAAAGATCCTTCAAACCAATACCGTAACCACTGTACAAGGCTTCAACCAGTACAGGCTAAACACTGCACAACTCAGTCCCGGCCAGTATTTCCTGAGCCTGGACTATGAGAATGATAACATAGTAGAGGTTTTCCTGAAGCGATGATTCGCTGAAGCTTAACCAGTCGGCAAGTCATATGGCCCCATGTTTGTACTGTAACAGCATCTCACATGGGGCCATAGGCTTTTTTTAACTTTTTGACGGTATGCAATCCTTTTTCATACCGCATCCCTTTCACGGAAATAAGAACCAGAACCATCGAAATTTGACGACCGGTAGTTCTGATTAGATTTAATACCTTGATTAAAATTTGAATGCATGTTGCTGAAAAAAATCCTGTTACTTATTCCATTATCCTTTTTATTGGTCCTAACCACTACAGCACAAAAAATGAATGCTTACGACAAACTATGGAAAAAAGTGGATTCCCTTCTCAACAAGAGCGGGCTTACTGAATCCGCACTCAAAGAAGTGAACCAGATCTATGCATTGGCCAAAAAAGAGAAGAATGAACCGCAGCAGATCAAAGCGCTTACCTATCGCATAGCACTCGACAGGGAAAAACAGGAATCGGAGCAGGCCGCTACTGCTGCTTTTGCCGCCTTCGATAAAGAGATCGCCGGCACTACAGGCAATACAAAGGCCATCCTGCAAAGCATTGCCGCAGCCAACTACTGGCAGTATTACAATAACCAGCGCTGGCGCCTCCGCAACCGCACAGCTACCGTTAACTTCGTGAAAGATGATGTGAACACCTGGTCAGCGGATGATTTTCATAAAAAGATCACCGAACTTTTCCAGGCATCACTCTCCAATGAAGCGCAATTGCAGCAGACAAAACTTAGTGGCTATGACGCCATCATCCGCAAAGGAAATGTACGCGAGCTTCGTCCTACCCTTTTCGACCTGCTGGCTCACCGTGCACTCGACTATTTCAAATCAGACGACCGCAATATCACCCGCCCGGCTTATCTCTTCGAGATCAACCAGGCAGAAGCACTGGCAGATGTGAACAGTTTTGTGTCGGCAAAATTCCAGACAAAGGATGAACTGTCCAACCAGTTCAAAGCGCTTCAGCTCTTTCAGCGCCTGCTGAAATTCCATCTCAACGATGCAAAACCAGAAGCACTGGTGGATGCCGATATCGAACGTATCGAATTTGCCAACACTTACGGCACCATGTCCAATAAGGATGAACTGTACAAACAGGCGCTGGAAAAGCTCACGGCAAAATATGGCCGCCAGCCCTTTGCAGCACAGGCATGGTACCTGCTGGCCAGTTACTATTCCGGCCTGGCAGGAAGGTACAATGCGCAGGCGGATACAGCCCATCGCTATGAATATGTAAAAGCAGTATCCATCCTTAACCAGGTGCTGGAAGACAAAACCCCATCTGAAGGAAGGGCCAATAGTTACAATCTCCTGCAACAGATCAAACAACCGGTCCTTGGACTGCAGGCAGAGAAGGTGAATGTACCCGCTCAAAACTTCAGGGCCCTGGCCACTTTCAGGAATATTTCCAATTTACAGGCGCGCATCATCAAAGTGAATGATGACGAGCTCGATGAAAACCGCTGGGATGATAAATACTGGAACAAACTCATCAAACAACCTGCATTCAAAACATTCGTGCAACGCCTGCCCGACACGAAAGACTATCAGCAACATACAACCGAAATTCCCATAGCCGGCCTTCCCGTTGGTAAATACATCCTCCTGGTAAGTCCCGATGAATTCTCCCTCACCAGGCCGATGGCAGCACAGCATTTCTATGTTTCCAATATCGCTTACATATCAAGTGAGCACAATCACCATGTATTGAACAGAACAACCGGCGAACCCATCGCCCGCGCTGCCGTTCAGATCTGGAACAGGTATTATGATTACAAGGCCAGCAAGTACCAGGACAGGAAGGGCGAGCAATTCGTAACCGATCAGTACGGCGCCTTCACCGTGTCCCGTTCAAAGACAAGGGATGATAACCAGTACCGGATCGAGATCAGTGCAGGAGAGGATCGCCTTGCCATCCAGGACTATCAATACAACGGCTCCTACAATCCGAATGACAATATTCAGAAAGAGACCAACAGCACCTTCCTCTTCACAGACCGCGCTATCTATCGTCCTGGTCAGATCATATACGTGAAAGGGATCATGGTGAACAGGAATAATTTGGGCAACAAATCATCCATCATCACCAATCGCGCCACTGTGCTGGACCTGATGGATGCAAACGGACAGAAGGTGAGCAGCATCCCCGTAACCACCAATGCTTACGGCTCCTATTCAGCCCGCTTCACATTGCCCACAGGTTTGCTCAATGGCAATTTCAGGATCGTGGACACTTTCACTAAATCCGATGTCAACTTCAATGTAGAAGAATACAAACGCCCGAAATTTGAAGTCACCGTTGATCAGCCAACCGGCACTTACAGACTGAATGAAACCATTACCGTGGAAGGAACTGCCAAAGCCTATGCCGGCAATAATATCGACGGAGCCAGTGTGAGCTATCGCGTAGTTCGCCGGAATATCTATCCTTTCTATGATTATTATTTGCCCAAGATCTGGCCTCCCGGCAGAATGGATGAAGTGGAGATCACCAATGGCACCACCACTACAGATGCCAATGGTAAATTCAAGGTTAGCTTCAGTGCATTACCGGAAAGCAATGCAGATAAAAAATCGATGGTCAGGTTCATTTATCAGGTAAGCGCAGACGTTACTGATATCAATGGCGAGACCCGAAGCGGCAATACCAGCGTGAGCGTGGGTTTCCAGGCTTTGGTGCTTAGTGTGGATGCTGAAAATGAATTGCCTGTTGACAGTCTTGCTACTATCCGGGTCAACAGTACCAATCTCAACGGCGCATTCGAAAAAGCAACCGTAACACTGAATGCTTATCCTTTGCAAGCGCCCCAGCGCCAGTTCCGCAGCCGTTACTGGGAGCAACCCGATGAATTTGTATTGACGGAAGAAGAGTACCATCGCCTCTTCCCCAATGATATTTATAAAGATGGGAACCAGCCATCCAAATGGCAACGCGGCGCCAGTGTACTGAACATTACAGACACAACCAGCACCGATGGTAAATTTGCTACAGGCAAACTGAAACTGCCCGCAGGATGGTATGTGATCGAAGTGACCACCAAAGACAAGTTCGGAGAAGAAGTGAAAGCACTCAAATACCTGCTGCTTTCCGCCGCCACTGATCTCCATCCGGAAGCCTACTTCGCCATCGATTCGAAGAAACAGCCCTATGAACCGGGACAGACCATTCAGTATACCATCAAAACCAACCTGGGCAAGGCTTTCATCATTCGAGACCTGGTTCGTAAAGATGAAAAGTATGTAAAGGACTTCATCACCCTCACACAAAACAAACAATCCTTCACCATTCCCGTTACCGAAGAAGACCTCGGTAATATTGGCGTAACGATGGCTTTTGTGAAGAACAACAGGTTCTATACCGCCAGTGACATGTTCGCAGTTCCTTACAGTAATAAGGAACTGAAAATAACATACGAAACCTTCCGCGATAAAACGCTTCCCGGCAGCCAGGAAAAATGGAAAGTGAAACTGAGCGGCTCGAAGAATGAAAAAGTAGCGGCAGAAATGCTAACAGCCATGTATGATGCGTCCCTGGACCAGTTTGTGGACCATAGCTGGAATAAGCCTTCGCTCTATCCACAGCTTTATATGAACAAATACTGGAACGGCCGGGCCAATTTCGCATCTGTTCAGGCAGACAGGAAAAATATCAATACAGACTATCAAAGTTTCCGCAAGGAGTATGATGAGCTGGAAACGGGAGTTGATGTAAATGGATATTTCGCGGGAGTTGGAAACGAAAGACTGATGTACATGCGCAGTGCCGCGCCGGCAGCAGCAAAGAAGGAAATAACGCTTGCAGATGGCGTCCCCGTTGCACTTGAGGCGAGTGCAGAAGCAGGCAACAGCAAAGATGAGGCTTTTGCTCTTGCTGATTCAACAAGCAGCAAATCTGCTCCTGCTCCTTCACCATCCGTTCGCACCAATCTCAACGAAACCGCCTTCTTCCTTCCAGAGCTTCAGACAGATGCCGATGGCAATGTTGAATTCTCATTCACTATGCCTGAAGCCCTCACCACCTGGAAATGGATGATCATGGCGCATACCAAAGAGCTGGCCTTCGGCTATAGCACCAAGAACATTATCACTCAGAAGGAGCTGATGGTTCAACCCAATGCGCCCCGCTTCCTTCGCGAAGGAGACCGCATCGATTTCAGCACCAAGATCGTGAACCTGAGCGGTAAAGAGCTCACCGGACAGGTACAGCTGCTGCTCGTCGATCCATCTACCAATCAATCCGTGGACGGCTGGTTCAACAATGTAATGCCGAATCAGTATTTCACAGTGGCAGCCGGACAAAGCACGCCCGTGAGCTTTTCCATGCTGATCCCTTATCAATATAACCGTCCGCTTACCTACCGTATAGTAGCTGAAGCCAAAGGCGGAGAGCAGAGCCTTTCCGATGGAGAGCAAGCCATCCTGCCCGTAGTGAGTAATCGTATGTTGGTCACCGAAAGCCTGCCACTCCCGATGCGTGGCAATGGCAGCAAGGATTTCAGCTTTACCAAATTGTTGCAGAGCGGTGGCAGCGAAACACTGGGCCATCAATCCCTCACTGTTGAGTTCACCACCAATCCTGCCTGGTATGCAGTGCAGTCGCTGCCCTACCTGATGGAGTATCCTTACGAATGCGCAGAACAATTGTTCAATCGCTATTATGCCAATGCACTTGCCACCAATATCGCCAATTCAACCCCAACATTGAAAGCCACTTTCGAGCGTTGGAAGAATGCGGACACCAGCGCCCTCCTGAGTAACCTGATGAAGAATGAAGAACTGAAATCAGTACTCCTGCAGGAAACGCCCTGGGTATTGCAGGCGCAGGATGAAACCAAACAGAAGAAACAGATCGGTCTGCTCTTCGATATGGTTCGCATGAGCACCGAGCTGCAATCATCCCTCAATAAACTGCTGGACCTCCAGAGCAGCAATGGCGGATTTGTGTGGTTCAAAGGCGGTCCTGACGACCGCTATATCAGCCAGTACATCGCAACCGGCATCGGCCGTTTAAGGCAGCTCAATGCATTACCGAAGGATGCGGAAGGTATCACCGGTTTGATCGAAACCATCGTTCCCTATCTCGATAAAAAAATAAAAGAGGATTACGATTACCTGGTGAAGCATAAAACAAAGCTCACTGATAACAATCTCGGCTATACGCAGATCCAGTATCTCTACATGCGCAGCTTCTTCCCCGAGATCAAGGTTCTGGCTGCCAGCAAGACTGCCTACGATTATTATCGCAAGCAATCGCAGCAGTTCTGGCTGAAGCAGAACCGTTACATGCAGGGCATGATCGCCATTGCGCTGAACCGCACAGGCGATAAAACTGTGCCCAAAGCCATCATGGCTTCCCTGAAAGAAAATGCGATCAGGAACGAAGAGATGGGCATGTACTGGAAAGAGACCAATACTGGTTACGGATACTACTGGCACCAGGCGCCAATCGAAAAACAGGCACTGCTCATCGAGGCATTCAAGGAAGTAAGCAACGATACAAAAGCAGTGGAAGACGCCAAAACCTGGTTGCTGAAACAAAAGCAAACACAGAATTGGCGCACCACCAAAGCCACTGCCGACGCGGTTTACGCTTTATTGTTGCAAGGTAATAACTGGCTCGCATCAACACCGGAAGTGCAGGTTACACTCGGCAGTCAAACGCTCCGCAGCAATGAAAAGAACCAGGAAGCAGGCACCGGATACTTCAAGGATGCGATCGAAGGCAGCAAGGTGAAACCTGAAATGGGCAATATTAAAGTGACCGTGAGCAATGCAGCCAACAGCGCCGCTCCCAG
This portion of the Pseudobacter ginsenosidimutans genome encodes:
- a CDS encoding MlaE family ABC transporter permease codes for the protein MTLFTEFGRYLLMIKGMFSKPENGKMYWKELMHQCVEIGIGSLGIVVIISFFMGAVSALQTAYQLVSPVIPKSTIAQIVRDTVILEFSPTLVCIVLAGVVGSKIASELGNMRVSEQIDALEIMGINTKSYLVMPKILGALIMIPLLVVISMALGIYGGRIAGVASGVLSAAQYDKGLLGSYQPYNVFFALIKAYTFAFIISSIPAYYGYYVEGGALEIGRSSTKAVVVSCVAILFADYVLAALLLQ
- a CDS encoding ABC transporter ATP-binding protein, with amino-acid sequence MIEVKNLKKGFGDKTVINDVSVVMQAGKCNLIIGASGSGKTVFMKCLVGLFSPDSGEILYDGQNFTDMDDEARKEVRKQIGMLFQGSALFDSQTVEQNIMFPLNMFTKDSYQQKLKRVNEVLDRVNLKDVNKKFPAELSGGMKKRVGIARAIVLNPKYLFCDEPNSGLDPQTSLVIDKLINEITKEYNITTIINTHDMNSVMEIGDHIIYMHKGVKEWEGSNKEIIFSKNELLNEFIFASEFLKDAKDMRMLEQTGKIDNNRNMDDLIK
- the sucD gene encoding succinate--CoA ligase subunit alpha, producing the protein MSILVNKQSKILVQGFTGTEGTFHAVQMIEYGTNVVGGVTPNKGGTTHLDRPVFNTVADAVKETGANVSIIFVPPAFAADAIMEAAEAGIGLVICITEGIPVQDMVKAKLYLQGTKTRLIGPNCPGVITAGECKVGIMPGFVFKTGKIGIVSKSGTLTYEAADQVAKAGLGVSTAVGIGGDPIIGTTTKEALELFMNDPETEAVVMIGEIGGGMEAEAARWYKEQPNKKPVVGFIAGQTAPPGRRMGHAGAIIGGAEDTAEAKMTILAECGINVVKSPADIGATIAKVIKK
- a CDS encoding T9SS type A sorting domain-containing protein, encoding MKNRYTPLFLSLFLGASITLHAQCPRLAGIMVDACATGNTESRNEFIFCVNGNTNLNVDDLRFTFPTGAAIGAGTTDFAPNTGLAPIGTCLTVLDDGDVIPANAPFIIFMSSNVAVAYDFSSWCTEFGQVYLLYKTNPAPVPPAFLNETSVVGGEQRSVTFNVNGSPACGATYTYDVPVGTGVSVDGNFFRFPEPTAGVSLSPGFVNNGCASPPFELLPVTLEGFTASYRNNNVQLSWSTATELNVSHFEILRSSDGIHYATIGTVAAAGNTSSITRYSYNDNNPSPSRNYYRLKIVDLDGSAEFSKIISIRANASGITLNSLYPNPANEELVIEWNGISNLKTQVSVRNLQGQLLQTQTVTTLAGFNQLKLNTSKLPAGQYFLTLDFGTDNMVQSFLKR
- a CDS encoding T9SS type A sorting domain-containing protein; translation: MKHVYLLLFIACYAPLILPAQQCPRIVGIMANGCGTGIQESRNEFIVLVNGNVPLNVNDLNIILPGNGAITPSNDDDFAANTGAVPTGGCISTVDDGAIIPPNTPFVIFMSNLVDVVYDFSSLCEQYGAVYLLYRNLLEPPLPTFLSQSNADTIKTVTLAVNGVAACYANFIWKQQVKGQSSNDGDFYRFPEPVDGKSVSNGFVNNGCASPVLYQNSNPLSGFTATYAEPSVQLNWTTAMELDAAYFEVNRSIDGYNFANAGTVQAQGAAGSVTRYSYNDPGPVLRRTYYRLRVIDRQGNSVYSRTISVRAGNSGITLNNLYPNPVSDVLIVDWTGTNSVKTQLSIRSLGGKILQTNTVTTVQGFNQYRLNTAQLSPGQYFLSLDYENDNIVEVFLKR